The nucleotide window ACCAAATTAAGCGCTATATCCGTCAAACATTTCTTGAATTAAAGGATGAAGTAAGACAGGATATGGATTATGTTATTATCGCCCGACATCAGGCGGCCACTTTAAATTTCCATGAAACGAAAAAAAGTTTACAGCATGTATTAAAAATTGCAAAAGTTTTAAAGCAGTCGAAGTG belongs to Lysinibacillus louembei and includes:
- the rnpA gene encoding ribonuclease P protein component, whose amino-acid sequence is MNKRQRIKKNEDFQKVFKKGRSFANRQFVVYCLTKEAQEEFRIGLSVSKKVGKAVTRNQIKRYIRQTFLELKDEVRQDMDYVIIARHQAATLNFHETKKSLQHVLKIAKVLKQSK